GTGTGGAACTCATTTTGTGACTGCAGAATCGATTACTTATTGAAAAGTTTGGAAAcagtttataaaaatgtaacCACAGCGACggtaaaaactgaaatgtcttgGCAATTTTAACACAAAATTAAGCTACACAAACGTTCTCTTAAAGGTCAGAatacatcctgtgtgtgtgtgtgtgtgtgtgtgtgtgtgtgtggcagctcaGAAGACGGTCCTGATCGTGTACGCCCACCAGAGTCAACATTCGTTTAACGCGGCGGTGCGCGATGTGGCTACGCAGGAGCTGGTGGAGCAGGGCTACAGGGTCATCGTGTCCGACCTGTACGCCATGAACTTCAGAGCCGCCGCCACGCCGGACGACATCACCGGTGACGTCgttgtctcactctgtctcactctgtgtctcactctctgtcactctgtgtctcactctgtctcactctgtgtctcactctctctcactctgtctcactctgtgtctcactctctgtcactctgtctcactctctctcactctgtctcactctgtgtctcactctgtctcactctgtctcactctgtgtctcactctctctcactctctctcactctgtgtctcactctctgtcactctgtctcactctctctcactctgtctcactctgtgtctcactctctgtcactctgtctcactctctctcactctgtctcactctgtgtctcactctgtctcactctgtctcactctgtgtctcactctctctcactctctctcactctgtgtctcactctctctcactctgtctcactctctctcactctgtctcactctgtgtctcactctgtgtctcactctctgtcactctgtgtctcactctgtctcactctgtgtctcactctctctcactctgtctcactctgtgtctcactctctgtcactctgtctcactctctctcactctgtctcactgtgtgtctcactctgtctcactctgtgtctcactctctctcactctgtctcactctgtgtctcactctgtgtctcactctgtgtctcactctctctcactctctctcactctgtctcactctgtgtctcactctctgtcactctgtgtctcactctgtctcactctgtgaaTTTGGGGTTTGGGGTTCTGACAGAGTGTGTCATGTCCAGGTGACCCGAAGAATCCAGAACTTTTCCAGTATGGCGAGGAGACCATGCACGCCTGGATGGAGGGCCGCCTCAGCGATGACATCACGGCTGAGCAGCGCAAAGTAGAGGAGGCCGAGCTCATCATCTTCCAGGTCGGAGGTCACGCGTATCGCCAGTTCGTCCTGTGTCCTGTTGAGACTCTGAGACTCTGTTGCCTCCAGCAGACCTGGCTTtcaacagccaatcacaatAATCTGTGTTTCTTAATTTATGTTGTTAAAAACCCGATGAAGAGCTTTGGACACAGTCATCTTCTGACCATCATCTGACCTTCAAACCACAGAACAGGGTTGTTAAAACACCTGCAGGTTTCTTGTTAAAAGACACAACAGATGAGAATTAGCTTCCTGGTTTGGTTTTACATGCACTGTGACGCCCTGTGTCTCTTCACGCAGTTCCCGCTGTACTGGTTCAGTGTGCCGGCCATCATGAAGGGCTGGATGGACCGAGTGCTCGTGCAGGGCTTCGCTTTCTCCCTGCAGAAACTGTACAATAACGGAATATTCAAGGTCAGTCGCTTTCGGCTGGACAACAGCAAACTACTCAGTAGGTGTCCGATATCCGCAATCAGTGGACACCCtgctgcagccaatcagaatccagTATTCAGACTCTGTGTCCTTCATCTCGAAGTAAAAAgcgtgtttttgtgtttcctcacaGGACAAGAAGGCAATGTTGTCCTTCACCACTGGAGCTACGCAGACGATGTTCAGGCCTGATGGTATCAACGGAGACATCAACATCACACTGTGGCCCCTGCAGGTGAGGGACGTGGACACTGAAGGGAGACATCATGTCCTGCCAGTCTTTCTTGCACATCGTTGAAAACACCACACAGAGAAAGATTTTCCATCACATCAATACTTACAGGTGATTTATAAAGCGCTAATCAGACACAAAGTtctgaatgacatgaaaacatctgcagaacACATAAGTACAGAGTGATGCAGAAGTGAGACTGTGTTGAAGGTGCTGCTCAGGACTCTGATGGCCTGAGGGTAGAAGCTGTTCTGGAGTCCTTGAGTTCACACTCCTGTGGCGTCTCAGTGCTGGACTCAACACACAACCCTGAGGGGTCTCTGTGCTCACAGTCCTGAAGTTCAGCACCCAGTTAGAGCAGGGGGGGGCTCAGTCCGAGGGTCAGGGGCTTTTCGTAAGCTGCGATCAGCAAGTAGCGTCCTCACACAGTGAGTGTGCGAGGGCAGTGTGGATGGCGCCGTTGACGGCATCGTCAGCCAATCTGTTCCCTTCGATAAGCAAACTGCAGTGGATCCAAGGCGGCAGGGATGGTCCTTCTCATGTGCGCCATGACTATCCTTTCAAAACACTTCATCACGACTGGGGTGAGTGCGATAGTCGGTCGGGCAAGTCACCTGACTTTTCAGAGGGGAGGAACACAGTGTTGAAACCAGTCTGACTCAAGCTGGATGACAAATTCAAAATCTTTAGTTTCTTCACTTTTTTATACAAACTAAAAAGTTGATCCTGACAGAGCTGAGAGGCCTCTTAAGATGTGAagtgtttacattcatttatacTTACTACAGTAATGTATAGTACTCTAAAATAAATGATTGGGTGTTCTGGTGATTGTGGTATAAGATGCCATCTTTGTCCCCGTATTTGTCTCCTCTCGGGTGCACCTGTAAACTATCTGGCGAAgaccacagaaaaataatccaaaGGGATTCTTAAATATTCTGTTTGTGGGTGAATGCTG
The Scatophagus argus isolate fScaArg1 chromosome 1, fScaArg1.pri, whole genome shotgun sequence DNA segment above includes these coding regions:
- the nqo1 gene encoding NAD(P)H dehydrogenase [quinone] 1 isoform X2; translated protein: MAQKTVLIVYAHQSQHSFNAAVRDVATQELVEQGYRVIVSDLYAMNFRAAATPDDITGDPKNPELFQYGEETMHAWMEGRLSDDITAEQRKVEEAELIIFQFPLYWFSVPAIMKGWMDRVLVQGFAFSLQKLYNNGIFKDKKAMLSFTTGATQTMFRPDGINGDINITLWPLQNGILHFCGFQVLAPQIFWSPAHCPPAVRTAMLDGWRARLKGLLAEKPLTFAPCELFDLSFQGGFLLRPEVREERESQPHGLTTGHHLGKPLPPDNQIKAQPTECDAKADGRN
- the nqo1 gene encoding NAD(P)H dehydrogenase [quinone] 1 isoform X1, whose protein sequence is MEQIGCSVSSAQKTVLIVYAHQSQHSFNAAVRDVATQELVEQGYRVIVSDLYAMNFRAAATPDDITGDPKNPELFQYGEETMHAWMEGRLSDDITAEQRKVEEAELIIFQFPLYWFSVPAIMKGWMDRVLVQGFAFSLQKLYNNGIFKDKKAMLSFTTGATQTMFRPDGINGDINITLWPLQNGILHFCGFQVLAPQIFWSPAHCPPAVRTAMLDGWRARLKGLLAEKPLTFAPCELFDLSFQGGFLLRPEVREERESQPHGLTTGHHLGKPLPPDNQIKAQPTECDAKADGRN